The region TGCACGCCCGACTATTTCGTCATTTGGGTCAAACCTCGGCCCTGGCGCGCACCCTCCGCGCGGTCTCGGCCTTTGAGCGCGCCGGCCTTTTGACGTCCCGCGGCCCCCGCAGGCAACAGCGGCATGGGCTGCTACCACGGCAAGCACACCTTCGACCGCCTGAGTCACCTGCGAGCGTGCCTGGTCAAGACGCTCAAGATGGAGGCCATGAACAACATGCGCTACCCTCCGCACACGGCCGGCAAGCTGGGCTGGGCGCGCTTCTTTGTGCTCAACAACTTCAACGTGGGCCTGATCGGgcgcctgctgctgctggccgccgccgccctgctGGCCGCCGTCGTCATCCAGGTgagaaggaaaggaaaggagccccccccccccgcccccagcgcAACGGCCCGTTCAAGTTTGACACTTGACCTTTGCTCTTTTGCAGAAGTACCAGCTGCTGCACTAGCTTGAGCGCTGACGACCGCGCGTCCGACGCAAAACGGAGCGTTTTGCATTTCGCCGTCGCCGCgtcattttgatttgctttccgaCAAGCGGACTCGTTGGCCGTGCCAGGAAACGCCAGgacccccccggcccctttTTTAAAAGACGCTTTTATGCCGGCGCGCCGGTCCGTCTCATTTCACGACCCGAGGTCGCTCTCTTCTTTGTCCTCCTCCATTTCAGAATCGGCCGACGCTAGCGCGCACCCCGCGCGGGTCGGCGTTGCGTTTGCATCGTCAATGACAAATGAGCGCTTCATCTGCATACGAGCGTCGGAATAAAGGCATCGGTTCCCCCCCTGGCTCCGAGCCGCTTTGTTTGCGACGGGACGAGGACGACCGAGGCCTCGGCCGCGAGATCTCACGAGCGGTCGAGTGTCAGCGcgcggaagcccccccccccccccggtctgGTCCGTCTCCCCGTCGCGTCTGCTTTTTGGTCCCTTCTCATGCCGCTCGCATTTCACGGCACCGGGTCGTGACGTGACCACGTCGACGAGAAGAAAGCGCTCGCACGTTCAAAGCAGACAAAGACGGCAGTGTACTCACCCCGGCCGGCGCAGGCGAGATGGGCGGATCCGCCCGGATCCACCCGGCTCCGCCCACAAGCGCCGCGGGCAGGACCGGCAAAGCCGCGTCGTTAGAAGAGTCGCCGTCACCCGTCGCCCGCGTCGAAGTCCGCCATGAAGCTTCTCCCGTGGGCCTTGCTGGCACTCGCTCCTCTCCTCTCGCCGTGCGCAGGTAGGACACCTTTGACCGCAGCGGGCCCGCTTTCGCATTTCAAGCTTTCGCCCGAGCGGGCGCTTCGGCTTGGTCTTTGGCGTTGAGACGGGTGGGCCAGCGTGCGATTCGGGTGATCCCGCGTGTCCCGATACTTGCGAGCCTTCAAATGGACCAAAGCGGGAGAACAAAGATTTCCTCTGCAGTATGACCGATGGCCAGCAggaggagaacacacacacacacattcgtcCTGGCGTGCGTGAGTTGAGTGCCAcaggtgtgcgcgtgcgtgtgaggGAATCAAGAATTGAACAATGAGCATTCATTCAAGCTGTGAAAAGACGCAAGCGGGATGagaagtggagggggggggggggagacgtcCAGGGGACAAGACAAGGACGAAcaaggactttttaaaaaataatccacaGATGACGGAAATCATCAATTGCAGCCCTCCCGGGGGCACGCGATGTCTCGGCCCACTGAAATAGTCGTCCCAAAGATCAAcacggggtgtgtgtgtgtattcatggccagtgcccggtcctcacttatctagttaaaaactttttcttaacctttggtgttttatttaatctaaaggaatgtattgcctaagggcgccctcctgtgtctagaaatgtgtctttttcatttctttgtcaagcagaaagggtggtcctcgctttgtaggcctttttactcagtcctcactgtgccacaagtgcaggaatgtgtgtgtgtgtgtgcaggcatCTGGTGTTACGAGAAGCAGTACTCCTGCGACGCCACGTGCAAAGGTAAGATGACGCCACGGGGCTGCCTGACACTCGATTAGGTCCACGCCCGATTCAGATTGCAAGGGGTCAAAGTTCAACTTGGAAGGAAACGGCGCCCCGCCGACGAGACTGAGCCGCCCCGCCGGGGTTTTTTGGCGGCAGACCCGAGCGGGTGGTCTTCGGCCTTCCCTCGCTGCGGCGGACTGCGCCAGTCGCCCATCAACATCGTCAGCGGCAAAGCTCACGTGGACGCGGCGCTGCCCCCCCTGGAGTTCATCGGTCACGGCGACCGGATCAACGTCACCGTGGAGAACAAAGGACATTCGGGTATTCGCCTCACGAAATCAAAAGACGTGACGCCAAATGCTCCGCCAATCACTGCTCTGCTTccgcttcttttttcttttgctcagcTCACTTCCACCTGCCCCAGTCGGTGCGTCTGAGCGGAGGCGCTCTGCAGGgtcactaccgggccgcccagttccACTTCCACTGGGGGGCTGGCGGAAGGCCCGGATCGGAACACACCGTGGACGGCGAGAGATTCCCCATGGAGGTGGCCGGCGCACCCCCGACCGCCTCCCGCAAAATAGCGAGCCGCGTCCGCCGACCTTTTGACCTCCCTCCGGCACTCGTGCGCCGCCCGCTTGCTCATCTTTGTACCGTGCCCGCAGCTTCACGTGGTGCACGTCAAGGAGCCGTACGGATCCCTGAGCGAGGCGCAACACGACATGGCGGGAATCGCCCTGCTGGCCTTTCTCTTTGAGGTAGcgccagccagccggcgagc is a window of Hippocampus zosterae strain Florida chromosome 16, ASM2543408v3, whole genome shotgun sequence DNA encoding:
- the ca4c gene encoding carbonic anhydrase IV c isoform X1, producing the protein MCLFHFFVKQKGWSSLCRPFYSVLTVPQVQECVCVCAGIWCYEKQYSCDATCKDPSGWSSAFPRCGGLRQSPINIVSGKAHVDAALPPLEFIGHGDRINVTVENKGHSAHFHLPQSVRLSGGALQGHYRAAQFHFHWGAGGRPGSEHTVDGERFPMELHVVHVKEPYGSLSEAQHDMAGIALLAFLFEEAAEDHPHLDAVIAALGRVRHNGSTALMSDFRLSDMLPPSRELRGYYRYVGSMTTPGCEQAVAWTVFLKTLPVSARQLDAIARQCRFWTGQPMTDIFRPTQPLDGRVVYRSNSAGAVTPARRAAFWLVLAALLR
- the ca4c gene encoding carbonic anhydrase IV c isoform X2; this encodes MKLLPWALLALAPLLSPCAGIWCYEKQYSCDATCKDPSGWSSAFPRCGGLRQSPINIVSGKAHVDAALPPLEFIGHGDRINVTVENKGHSAHFHLPQSVRLSGGALQGHYRAAQFHFHWGAGGRPGSEHTVDGERFPMELHVVHVKEPYGSLSEAQHDMAGIALLAFLFEEAAEDHPHLDAVIAALGRVRHNGSTALMSDFRLSDMLPPSRELRGYYRYVGSMTTPGCEQAVAWTVFLKTLPVSARQLDAIARQCRFWTGQPMTDIFRPTQPLDGRVVYRSNSAGAVTPARRAAFWLVLAALLR